Proteins co-encoded in one Polynucleobacter sp. MG-6-Vaara-E2 genomic window:
- a CDS encoding excisionase family DNA-binding protein gives MKLKGNMKAITPEMEYLSTRQSAKVLQVSLGTVQKMVELGELIAWKTRGGHRRILASSLEQQLQRRKRAMRQKTTQNCVAMGIFRRTENSEELLQSIADWQLKVEMEVAVDSLEGLMKAVSIAPDLIFLDALIPPVEQVHLIHYLSKNKDTQRIPILVDEGFIKLHPGVVALADENNGNRPQLTESIKEELENGLIDLNPLIIGYPATNPEHDSTLTQISRHELLEPLFIEALSRKCA, from the coding sequence ATGAAATTAAAGGGAAATATGAAAGCGATTACGCCAGAAATGGAATATTTAAGCACCAGACAAAGCGCCAAGGTCTTGCAGGTGTCATTGGGGACGGTTCAAAAAATGGTCGAATTGGGTGAATTAATCGCCTGGAAAACCCGTGGCGGTCACCGTCGCATATTGGCTAGCTCTCTTGAGCAGCAACTGCAACGGAGAAAGCGAGCCATGCGCCAGAAAACTACCCAAAACTGCGTTGCGATGGGGATATTCAGAAGAACTGAAAACAGCGAAGAATTGCTGCAATCAATTGCCGATTGGCAACTTAAGGTAGAGATGGAGGTAGCCGTTGACAGCCTCGAGGGATTGATGAAAGCAGTTTCAATTGCTCCTGACCTGATCTTTTTAGACGCGTTAATCCCACCAGTAGAGCAAGTTCATTTGATCCATTATTTGAGTAAAAACAAGGACACACAGCGGATTCCTATACTAGTAGATGAAGGTTTCATTAAGCTTCATCCCGGGGTTGTAGCCCTAGCTGATGAAAACAATGGCAATAGACCTCAGCTAACAGAGAGCATTAAGGAAGAGCTTGAAAATGGCTTAATTGACCTTAATCCACTCATCATTGGCTACCCAGCAACGAATCCAGAACATGATTCAACACTGACACAAATAAGTCGCCATGAACTACTTGAACCCCTTTTTATAGAAGCACTATCTCGCAAGTGTGCCTAG
- a CDS encoding H-NS family nucleoid-associated regulatory protein: MSFYKELLAQREQLDKQIKEAIAREKADGIAKAKLIIEQYNLTASDLFSRKAGGKSAGGKVAPKYRNPSTGETWTGRGKAPKWIEGRDRSNFLI; encoded by the coding sequence ATGTCTTTTTATAAAGAGCTTTTAGCTCAACGTGAGCAATTAGATAAACAGATTAAAGAGGCAATCGCCCGCGAAAAAGCGGATGGCATTGCAAAAGCAAAGCTGATTATTGAGCAGTACAACTTGACTGCTTCAGACTTATTTAGCCGTAAAGCAGGCGGTAAGAGCGCAGGTGGCAAGGTTGCCCCTAAATACCGTAACCCATCTACAGGAGAGACTTGGACTGGCCGTGGTAAAGCCCCTAAGTGGATTGAGGGTAGAGACCGTAGTAACTTCTTGATCTAA
- the pssA gene encoding CDP-diacylglycerol--serine O-phosphatidyltransferase yields MGDGVDYEVEELHPPKPRHRSKGIYLLPNAFTTAALFSGFFAIVNAMNDQFQIAAIAIFASLVLDGMDGRVARMTNTQSAFGEQYDSLADMVSFGVAPALVAYEWALKDLGKWGWLAAFTYCAGAALRLARFNVNTGVVDKKFFQGLPSPAAGSLIAGFIWLADDNKLPVRDTAIPWITFLIAVYAGLTMVSNARFYSGKALDVRYRVPFGVMVLLILTFVLISSNPPLTLFGLFVVYSISGYVIWAWERLSGKRFS; encoded by the coding sequence TTGGGGGATGGAGTAGATTACGAAGTAGAGGAGTTGCATCCTCCTAAGCCTCGCCATCGTAGTAAAGGCATTTACCTATTACCAAACGCATTTACTACCGCAGCCTTGTTTAGCGGTTTCTTCGCCATCGTTAATGCGATGAACGATCAGTTTCAGATTGCAGCCATCGCTATTTTTGCTTCGCTAGTGTTAGATGGTATGGATGGTCGCGTAGCGCGCATGACCAATACGCAAAGTGCGTTTGGCGAGCAATACGATTCTCTAGCTGATATGGTTTCCTTTGGCGTTGCACCGGCTTTGGTTGCTTATGAATGGGCACTCAAAGATTTGGGCAAGTGGGGCTGGCTTGCAGCTTTTACGTATTGCGCTGGCGCTGCCTTGCGATTGGCTCGCTTTAATGTGAACACTGGCGTCGTAGATAAAAAGTTTTTCCAAGGCCTACCTAGTCCAGCAGCAGGCTCTTTGATTGCTGGGTTTATCTGGCTAGCCGATGACAACAAGTTGCCAGTGCGTGATACCGCAATACCCTGGATTACATTTCTAATTGCTGTTTATGCTGGCTTGACGATGGTCTCTAATGCGCGCTTTTATAGTGGAAAAGCCTTGGATGTTCGCTACCGCGTGCCTTTTGGTGTCATGGTCCTCTTGATTTTGACCTTTGTACTGATCTCATCAAATCCACCATTGACGCTATTTGGCTTATTTGTTGTGTATTCGATCTCAGGCTATGTCATTTGGGCATGGGAGCGTCTCAGCGGTAAGCGTTTTAGCTAA
- the lpdA gene encoding dihydrolipoyl dehydrogenase: protein MSQAFDVLVIGGGPGGYIAAIRAAQLGFKVACAESNAYDDPKGEPRLGGTCLNVGCIPSKALLASSEEFEKIGHHAADHGIKVGSVSIDSKKMVSRKDDIVTKMTGGIQYLFRKNKITLLKGHASFEGKGADGYQVKIDGKDKETVSAKNVIIATGSKARHLPGLPVDNVLICDNEGALKFDSVPKKLGVIGAGVIGLELGSVWRRLGSEVTVLEALPSFLAACDVSIAKEAQKLFVKQGLNINMGVKIGDVKADKKGVVVNYTDSAGKAAKLECDRLIVSVGRIPNTDKLGLEKIGLKVDERGFIPIDDHTCATAAPGVYAVGDVVRGPMLAHKAEDEGVLAAEVIAGQKPHIDYNCIPWVIYTDPEIAWVGKTEQALKEAGVAYKAGQFPFAANGRALGMGRSDGFIKVLADAKTDEILGVHIIGPNASDLIAEAAVAMEFKAAAEDIARICHPHPSLSELMREAALATDQRALNM, encoded by the coding sequence ATGAGCCAAGCTTTTGATGTACTCGTAATTGGTGGTGGCCCTGGTGGCTATATCGCTGCAATCCGCGCAGCGCAACTCGGTTTTAAGGTTGCCTGTGCCGAATCTAATGCTTATGACGATCCTAAGGGTGAGCCACGCTTAGGTGGTACTTGCTTAAACGTAGGTTGTATTCCGTCTAAAGCCTTGTTGGCGTCCTCCGAAGAATTCGAGAAGATTGGTCATCATGCTGCTGATCATGGCATCAAAGTTGGCTCAGTCAGCATTGATTCCAAGAAGATGGTTTCTCGTAAAGATGACATCGTTACCAAGATGACTGGCGGTATTCAATATTTGTTCCGCAAGAACAAGATTACTTTGCTAAAAGGTCATGCTTCTTTTGAAGGCAAGGGTGCTGATGGCTATCAAGTCAAAATTGATGGCAAAGACAAAGAGACTGTTTCTGCGAAGAATGTGATTATTGCTACTGGATCTAAAGCACGTCACCTACCTGGCTTGCCAGTAGATAACGTCTTGATCTGTGATAACGAAGGTGCCCTGAAGTTTGATTCTGTGCCTAAGAAACTTGGCGTGATTGGCGCCGGCGTCATTGGATTGGAGCTTGGTTCTGTATGGCGTCGCCTCGGTTCTGAAGTGACTGTGCTTGAGGCATTACCTTCATTCTTGGCTGCTTGCGATGTCAGTATTGCCAAAGAAGCACAAAAGCTTTTCGTAAAACAAGGTTTGAACATCAATATGGGTGTGAAGATCGGTGATGTTAAGGCAGATAAGAAAGGTGTAGTGGTTAACTACACCGATAGCGCTGGTAAAGCTGCCAAATTAGAGTGTGATCGCTTGATCGTGTCTGTAGGTCGCATTCCAAACACTGACAAATTAGGCCTAGAAAAGATTGGCCTCAAGGTAGATGAGCGTGGTTTTATTCCAATTGATGATCATACTTGCGCAACTGCAGCGCCTGGTGTTTACGCGGTAGGTGACGTAGTGCGTGGGCCAATGTTGGCTCACAAAGCAGAAGACGAAGGTGTTTTGGCTGCTGAAGTGATTGCTGGACAAAAACCTCATATTGATTACAACTGCATTCCTTGGGTGATCTACACCGATCCTGAAATTGCTTGGGTTGGTAAAACAGAGCAAGCACTTAAAGAGGCAGGCGTTGCTTATAAAGCAGGTCAATTCCCATTTGCAGCTAACGGACGGGCCTTAGGTATGGGCCGCTCCGATGGCTTTATCAAAGTATTGGCTGATGCGAAAACCGATGAGATTCTCGGTGTTCACATCATTGGGCCAAATGCTTCTGATTTAATCGCTGAAGCCGCTGTAGCCATGGAATTCAAAGCAGCAGCAGAAGATATTGCACGTATCTGTCATCCGCACCCAAGCTTGTCAGAATTGATGCGCGAAGCAGCATTAGCGACAGATCAACGCGCACTCAATATGTAA
- a CDS encoding PaaI family thioesterase: protein MNTNEPNNLGHNRTMYFGLDIPFLDHLGVVPESAENGKVRISYTVKPEHTNSFHVAQGGLIMTLLDFAMGAAARTASNHQLGAITIDMTTSFLRPSLGKIVVEGTLLKAGKSINYCEAVALNEAGEITAKASGTFMLRK from the coding sequence ATGAATACAAACGAGCCAAATAATCTAGGCCACAATCGCACCATGTACTTTGGTTTGGATATTCCGTTTTTGGATCACCTGGGTGTCGTGCCCGAATCTGCAGAGAACGGTAAGGTTCGAATCAGTTATACCGTGAAGCCAGAGCATACGAATAGCTTTCATGTAGCCCAAGGGGGTCTCATCATGACTCTGCTGGATTTTGCGATGGGTGCGGCAGCTCGTACAGCCTCAAATCATCAGCTGGGTGCCATTACGATCGATATGACAACAAGCTTCCTGCGTCCTAGCTTAGGAAAAATAGTGGTTGAGGGTACATTACTTAAGGCAGGTAAATCGATTAATTATTGTGAGGCCGTAGCCCTGAATGAGGCCGGTGAGATAACTGCTAAAGCGAGTGGCACCTTTATGTTGAGAAAGTAA
- a CDS encoding 2-isopropylmalate synthase, whose translation MSDKVIIFDTTLRDGEQSPGASMTKDEKVRIARQLERLKVDVIEAGFAASSEGDFQAISAVAAAVKDSIVCSLARANDKDITRAADALQAANAKRIHAFLATSPLHMAVKLRMSPEEVLEQAKRSIRFARNLAADIEFSAEDGYRSEMDFLCRVVEAVINEGASTINIPDTVGYATPELYGEFIKTLRTRVPNSDKAIWSVHCHNDLGMAVANSLAGVKIGGARQIECTINGLGERAGNTALEEIVMSLRTRKDYFDMVCGIDASQIVPASKLVSQITGFVVQPNKAVVGANAFAHASGIHQDGILKNRETYEIMRAEDVGWSTNKIVLGKLSGRNAFKQRLQELGITVEAEADLNDAFTRFKALADQKAEIFDEDIIAIMSDSAAAEEGEHYHFISLSQHSETGERPKSRVTFRMGDKEVSSEAEGNGPVDASLNAIEEIAKSGAEQLLYSVNAITSGTQSQGEVTVRLSKGGRIVNGVGTDPDIIAASAKAYLSALNKLHDPSQAKLNAQMTP comes from the coding sequence ATGAGCGACAAAGTAATCATTTTTGACACGACCTTGCGTGATGGCGAACAATCCCCTGGGGCATCCATGACCAAGGATGAGAAGGTGCGCATTGCTCGTCAGCTTGAGCGTCTCAAGGTTGACGTGATTGAAGCCGGCTTTGCAGCGAGCTCTGAAGGTGATTTCCAGGCTATATCAGCCGTGGCTGCTGCAGTAAAGGATTCAATAGTCTGTTCATTGGCGCGCGCTAATGATAAAGACATCACACGTGCAGCGGATGCATTGCAGGCTGCAAATGCAAAGCGCATTCATGCTTTCTTGGCAACGAGTCCATTGCATATGGCTGTGAAGTTGCGCATGTCTCCAGAAGAGGTATTGGAGCAGGCAAAGCGCTCTATTCGTTTTGCTAGAAATTTGGCTGCGGATATCGAGTTTTCTGCAGAGGACGGCTATCGCTCAGAGATGGATTTCTTGTGCAGAGTGGTAGAGGCCGTGATCAATGAAGGCGCATCCACCATCAACATTCCCGATACAGTGGGTTATGCCACGCCAGAGCTTTATGGCGAATTTATTAAAACATTACGTACCCGTGTACCTAACTCAGATAAAGCTATTTGGTCTGTGCATTGTCACAATGACTTAGGTATGGCGGTAGCTAATTCCTTGGCTGGTGTGAAGATAGGCGGTGCTCGTCAGATTGAATGCACCATCAATGGTTTAGGTGAGCGGGCGGGTAATACTGCATTAGAAGAAATCGTCATGTCTTTGCGTACCCGCAAGGATTACTTTGATATGGTTTGTGGGATCGATGCCAGTCAAATTGTTCCTGCATCTAAATTGGTTTCTCAGATTACGGGCTTTGTTGTACAGCCAAATAAAGCAGTGGTTGGTGCTAATGCATTTGCCCATGCCTCCGGTATTCATCAGGACGGTATTTTGAAAAACCGTGAAACCTATGAGATCATGCGCGCGGAAGATGTGGGTTGGTCAACCAATAAAATTGTGTTGGGTAAATTATCTGGTCGCAATGCATTTAAGCAGCGCTTGCAAGAGCTGGGAATCACTGTCGAGGCAGAAGCGGATTTGAATGATGCATTTACTCGCTTTAAGGCTTTGGCCGATCAAAAAGCGGAAATCTTTGATGAGGACATTATTGCCATCATGTCTGACTCAGCGGCTGCGGAGGAGGGTGAACATTACCATTTCATCTCCTTAAGCCAGCACTCAGAAACTGGTGAGCGTCCTAAATCTCGTGTGACATTTCGCATGGGCGATAAAGAAGTGAGTTCTGAGGCAGAGGGAAATGGTCCGGTTGATGCTAGCCTAAATGCCATCGAAGAAATCGCTAAGAGCGGCGCGGAACAATTGCTTTACTCAGTCAATGCCATTACCTCTGGGACTCAATCTCAGGGTGAAGTGACAGTGCGCTTATCTAAAGGTGGGCGCATTGTGAATGGTGTTGGAACTGACCCTGACATCATTGCCGCCTCTGCAAAAGCGTATTTGTCTGCATTGAATAAATTGCATGATCCAAGTCAGGCAAAGCTCAATGCTCAGATGACCCCTTAA
- the zapE gene encoding cell division protein ZapE → MKTIEYYKQELKARGYHSDPAQLRAVERLQQCEDEWIAYKEIRSNTLKKKIFKPNLPRGLYLWGGVGRGKSFLMDCFYAASPLEKKIRIHFHEFMREVHRELHELSGLSDPLDELAKRISKRYRLICFDEFHINDIADAMILYRLLDALFADRVQFVMTSNYRPDQLYPNGLHRDRLIPAIKLLEEKLDVLNVDAGNDYRRVQMAQVEAYLTPVNAETQATLGQMFQTLIGNQKEARSPVLYIESRELRPLHMADGVVWFDFQTLCCGPRSQNDYLEIANQFHTVILSGVPYMPPRMTNEARRFIWLIDVLYDHKIKLILSAEVPAPDLYTEGQITAEFSRTVSRLIEMQSRDYLDAPRRVIDTSLT, encoded by the coding sequence TTGAAAACTATTGAGTATTACAAGCAGGAATTAAAAGCGCGCGGGTATCACAGCGATCCCGCGCAGCTTCGTGCTGTTGAGCGTTTGCAACAATGCGAGGATGAATGGATTGCATACAAGGAAATCCGCAGCAACACTCTCAAGAAAAAAATCTTCAAGCCCAATCTCCCTCGCGGACTGTATTTATGGGGTGGTGTAGGGCGAGGTAAATCGTTCTTGATGGACTGCTTCTACGCAGCCTCGCCACTAGAGAAAAAGATCCGCATCCACTTTCATGAATTCATGCGCGAAGTGCATCGTGAGTTGCATGAGCTCTCGGGCCTCTCAGATCCGTTAGACGAGCTTGCAAAGCGGATATCCAAGCGTTACCGCTTAATATGTTTTGATGAGTTTCACATCAATGACATTGCCGACGCGATGATTCTATATCGTCTACTCGATGCGTTATTTGCTGATCGGGTTCAATTTGTGATGACCTCAAATTACCGCCCAGACCAACTCTATCCAAATGGCTTGCATCGTGATCGTTTGATTCCGGCCATCAAGTTGCTTGAAGAAAAGTTAGATGTTCTAAACGTGGATGCAGGCAATGATTACCGCCGCGTACAGATGGCACAAGTTGAGGCCTACTTAACGCCTGTGAATGCAGAAACGCAGGCGACCTTGGGTCAAATGTTTCAAACGCTGATTGGCAATCAAAAAGAAGCTCGCAGCCCAGTCTTGTATATTGAGTCCCGCGAGTTACGACCACTTCATATGGCTGATGGTGTAGTGTGGTTTGATTTTCAAACTCTGTGTTGTGGACCTCGTTCACAAAATGACTATTTAGAAATCGCAAATCAGTTTCATACGGTCATTTTGTCTGGAGTGCCTTATATGCCACCCAGAATGACCAATGAAGCACGCCGTTTTATTTGGTTAATTGATGTGCTGTATGACCACAAAATTAAGCTCATCTTGTCAGCTGAGGTCCCAGCCCCAGATTTATACACAGAAGGCCAAATTACCGCAGAATTCTCAAGAACGGTGTCCCGCTTGATTGAGATGCAGTCTCGTGACTACCTTGATGCGCCACGCCG
- a CDS encoding 2-oxoglutarate dehydrogenase E1 component: protein MMQDQRDNSYLFGGNAPYVEELYESYLHDPASVADHWRDYFDNVKQVPAVDGSSRTDVAHGPIVASFAERAKQGPIRTISDSADSEMGRKRVAVQQLIAAYRNVGNRWANLDPLKRTERQDIPELDPAFYGFTDGDMDIVFNTSNTFFGKNEMTLRDLLQALRETYCGTIGVEFMFIADQKIKKWWQEKLESIRSTPQFNVEEKRQILDRLTAAEGLERYLQAKYVGQKRFSLEGGESFIACMDELIRDAGNKGIQEIVIGMAHRGRLNVLVNTLGKMPQDLFAEFEHKGPETLPAGDVKYHQGFSSDISTPGGPVHLSLAFNPSHLEIVNPVVEGSARARMERRGDMLGEQVMPVLVHGDAAIAGQGVMQETLAMSEVRGYSTGGTVHIVINNQIGFTTSDPRDLRSSLYCTDIMKIVDAPVLHVNGDDPEAVVLATKLALEFRMKFHKDVAIDIICFRKLGHNEQDTPAMTQPLMYKIIAAHPGTRKLYADKLETQGALPAGTGDLMVKEYRAAMDEGKQTSDPVLSNFKGKFAVDWSPFLNKKWTDEADTAIPLTEWKRLAEKISTIPENFKAHPLVAKVYNDRAAMGRGEVNIDWGMGEHMAFASLVASGYPVRLSGEDSGRGTFTHRHAVLHEQNREKWDTGTYIALQNVTKDQAPFVVIDSILSEEAVLGFEYGYAAAEPNTLTIWEAQFGDFANGAQVVIDQFIASGEVKWGRANGLVMMLPHGYEGQGPEHSSARLERFMQLCADTNMQVIQPTTASQIFHVLRRQMIRQFRKPLILMTPKSLLRNKEAASPLSEFTKGGFHTVLGERDEAIDAKKVTRLIMCSGKVYYDLVKQRTEKKIDDAAIIRIEQLYPFPHKALTAELKKYPKLEEVVWCQDEPQNQGAWFFVQHNILENMSDSMRLAYAGRPASASPACGYAHLHQEQQKSLLNAAFAKLKGYVITK, encoded by the coding sequence ATGATGCAGGATCAAAGAGATAACTCCTATCTCTTCGGCGGTAACGCCCCTTACGTAGAGGAACTCTACGAATCTTACTTGCACGATCCAGCTTCCGTAGCTGATCATTGGCGAGATTATTTTGATAACGTGAAACAAGTCCCTGCAGTCGATGGTTCATCACGAACTGACGTTGCGCACGGACCGATTGTTGCGTCTTTTGCTGAGCGCGCTAAGCAAGGTCCCATCAGAACCATTTCTGATTCGGCTGACTCAGAAATGGGACGTAAACGTGTTGCAGTTCAGCAATTAATTGCGGCGTATCGCAACGTCGGTAATCGCTGGGCTAACCTAGACCCATTAAAGCGCACGGAACGCCAGGATATTCCTGAGCTTGATCCTGCCTTCTATGGCTTTACCGATGGCGATATGGATATCGTCTTTAACACCAGTAATACTTTCTTCGGCAAAAACGAAATGACTCTGCGCGATTTGCTGCAGGCATTACGTGAAACCTACTGCGGCACGATTGGTGTCGAGTTCATGTTTATTGCCGATCAAAAGATTAAGAAGTGGTGGCAAGAAAAGTTAGAGTCGATTCGCTCAACTCCACAATTTAATGTGGAAGAAAAGCGCCAAATTCTAGATCGCTTGACCGCAGCTGAGGGTCTTGAGCGTTACCTCCAAGCTAAATATGTTGGTCAAAAGCGCTTCTCGCTTGAAGGTGGCGAAAGCTTCATCGCCTGTATGGACGAGTTGATTCGTGATGCCGGCAACAAGGGCATTCAAGAGATTGTGATTGGTATGGCCCACCGTGGCCGTCTTAACGTTTTAGTAAATACTTTGGGCAAAATGCCACAAGACTTGTTTGCTGAGTTTGAGCACAAAGGTCCTGAGACATTACCTGCGGGTGACGTGAAATACCATCAAGGTTTCTCAAGTGATATTTCTACACCTGGTGGTCCGGTTCACCTATCCCTTGCATTTAATCCATCTCACTTAGAAATCGTGAACCCAGTAGTTGAAGGTTCCGCCCGTGCCCGCATGGAGCGTCGGGGTGATATGTTGGGTGAACAAGTCATGCCAGTCTTGGTACACGGTGATGCTGCGATTGCAGGTCAGGGCGTGATGCAGGAAACGTTAGCGATGTCTGAAGTGCGTGGATATTCCACTGGCGGTACGGTTCACATTGTGATTAATAACCAAATTGGTTTCACCACATCTGACCCACGCGATTTGCGTTCTAGTCTCTACTGTACCGACATCATGAAGATTGTTGATGCACCAGTATTGCACGTGAATGGCGATGATCCTGAGGCGGTAGTTCTTGCAACGAAATTAGCGCTTGAATTCCGCATGAAGTTCCACAAGGATGTAGCGATTGACATCATCTGCTTCCGTAAGCTTGGTCATAACGAACAAGATACGCCTGCCATGACGCAGCCATTGATGTACAAAATTATTGCTGCGCATCCTGGCACACGTAAGCTTTACGCGGATAAGCTCGAAACCCAAGGAGCATTGCCTGCTGGTACTGGCGACCTAATGGTCAAAGAGTACCGCGCCGCAATGGACGAAGGTAAGCAGACTTCTGACCCAGTTCTCAGTAACTTCAAAGGGAAGTTCGCGGTAGATTGGTCACCTTTCTTGAATAAGAAATGGACTGATGAAGCGGATACTGCCATTCCATTAACGGAGTGGAAGCGTTTGGCTGAAAAGATTTCGACGATTCCGGAGAACTTCAAAGCTCATCCATTGGTTGCAAAGGTCTATAACGATCGTGCTGCGATGGGTCGTGGTGAGGTGAATATCGACTGGGGTATGGGTGAGCATATGGCTTTCGCATCTCTGGTGGCAAGTGGCTATCCAGTACGCTTGTCTGGAGAGGATAGCGGTCGCGGTACTTTTACTCACCGTCATGCGGTATTGCATGAGCAAAATCGTGAGAAATGGGATACCGGTACTTACATCGCACTTCAGAACGTCACTAAAGATCAGGCTCCATTTGTTGTCATTGACTCGATTCTCTCTGAAGAAGCTGTGCTTGGTTTCGAATACGGCTACGCTGCTGCAGAACCAAATACGCTGACCATCTGGGAAGCTCAGTTTGGCGACTTTGCTAACGGCGCTCAAGTAGTGATCGATCAGTTCATCGCCTCTGGCGAAGTAAAGTGGGGTCGTGCCAATGGCTTGGTCATGATGTTGCCACACGGTTATGAAGGTCAAGGCCCTGAGCATTCATCAGCGCGTCTTGAGCGCTTCATGCAATTGTGTGCTGATACCAATATGCAAGTGATTCAGCCAACAACCGCATCACAAATCTTCCATGTATTGAGACGTCAAATGATTCGTCAGTTCCGCAAACCGCTGATCTTGATGACACCAAAATCATTGCTGCGTAATAAAGAAGCTGCTTCACCTTTGTCAGAGTTCACTAAAGGTGGCTTCCATACTGTGTTGGGTGAGCGCGATGAGGCTATTGATGCCAAGAAAGTTACTCGCTTGATTATGTGTTCAGGCAAGGTTTACTACGACTTAGTCAAGCAACGTACAGAGAAGAAGATTGATGATGCAGCGATTATTCGCATAGAGCAGCTCTATCCATTCCCACACAAAGCGTTGACCGCTGAATTGAAGAAATATCCAAAGTTAGAAGAGGTAGTGTGGTGTCAGGATGAACCGCAAAACCAAGGTGCATGGTTCTTTGTGCAACACAACATCTTGGAAAACATGTCTGACAGTATGAGGTTGGCTTATGCAGGTCGTCCTGCATCTGCTTCACCTGCTTGTGGATATGCGCATCTTCACCAAGAACAGCAGAAGTCTCTTCTCAATGCGGCATTTGCCAAATTAAAAGGTTATGTGATCACGAAATAA
- the odhB gene encoding 2-oxoglutarate dehydrogenase complex dihydrolipoyllysine-residue succinyltransferase, whose protein sequence is MAIFEVKVPQLSESVAEATLLQWKKKVGDAVGQDEILIEIETDKVVLEVPAPSAGVLTEIVVADGGTVVAEQLIAKIDSTAVASAAPAAAAPAPAAAPAAAPAKAAAPAAKASGAAASPSASKILAEKGVDASQVAGSGRDGRITKGDALNASAGGAKSAALPSAPIPTGDRPEERVPMSRLRARIAERLLESQANNAILTTFNEVNMGPVIALRNKYKDQFEKTHGVKLGFMSFFVKAATHALKKFPLLNASVDGNDIVYHGYFDIGIAVSSPRGLVVPILRDVDQMNLADIEKKIAEFGVKAREGKLSIEELTGGTFSISNGGVFGSMLSTPIINPPQSAILGIHATKDRAVVENGQVVVRPINYLALSYDHRIIDGREAVLGLVAMKDALEDPSRLLLDL, encoded by the coding sequence ATGGCTATTTTCGAAGTTAAAGTTCCACAACTCTCAGAATCAGTTGCTGAGGCAACTTTATTGCAATGGAAAAAGAAGGTTGGTGATGCGGTTGGTCAAGACGAGATCTTGATCGAAATCGAAACAGATAAAGTGGTTCTTGAAGTACCAGCACCTTCTGCTGGTGTATTGACAGAGATCGTAGTGGCTGATGGTGGCACTGTCGTTGCAGAGCAGTTGATTGCAAAAATTGATAGTACTGCAGTAGCCTCTGCAGCTCCAGCCGCTGCCGCTCCTGCTCCTGCTGCAGCACCAGCAGCCGCTCCAGCTAAAGCTGCAGCGCCAGCAGCGAAAGCTTCAGGTGCAGCTGCGTCACCATCAGCAAGCAAGATCCTTGCTGAAAAGGGTGTAGATGCAAGTCAAGTTGCCGGCTCTGGTCGTGATGGCCGCATTACCAAAGGTGATGCATTAAATGCCTCTGCAGGCGGCGCTAAATCTGCTGCATTGCCAAGCGCACCAATTCCAACTGGTGACCGTCCAGAAGAGCGCGTTCCAATGAGCCGCTTACGTGCTCGTATTGCAGAACGTTTGCTTGAGTCACAGGCTAACAATGCCATATTGACCACATTCAATGAAGTCAACATGGGTCCAGTGATCGCATTGCGTAACAAGTACAAAGATCAGTTTGAAAAGACTCATGGCGTCAAACTAGGCTTTATGTCTTTCTTCGTTAAAGCAGCTACCCATGCTCTGAAGAAATTCCCATTACTCAATGCTTCCGTTGATGGCAATGACATTGTTTACCACGGTTACTTTGATATCGGTATCGCTGTGAGCTCACCGCGCGGCTTGGTGGTTCCGATTCTGCGTGACGTTGATCAAATGAATTTGGCTGACATTGAGAAGAAGATTGCAGAGTTTGGTGTTAAGGCTCGTGAGGGTAAGTTGTCGATTGAAGAGTTGACTGGCGGTACATTCTCCATCTCTAACGGTGGTGTATTCGGATCAATGCTCTCCACACCAATCATCAACCCACCACAATCAGCGATTCTCGGTATTCATGCAACTAAAGACCGTGCTGTAGTTGAAAACGGTCAAGTTGTGGTTCGCCCAATTAATTACCTAGCTTTGTCTTATGACCATCGCATCATTGACGGTCGAGAGGCTGTGCTTGGATTGGTTGCCATGAAGGATGCTTTAGAAGATCCTTCGCGTCTTCTCCTTGATTTGTAA